One Phaseolus vulgaris cultivar G19833 chromosome 11, P. vulgaris v2.0, whole genome shotgun sequence genomic window carries:
- the LOC137807274 gene encoding uncharacterized protein, with the protein MKALALDELTLSDRDVCKALVGLGVVFDTAKLIVNEFNALGLSTYFGSVMTSSRRLALAKFLKKAKSTKEGGDVVASDVPTVTSLSIPPPSASPPPIAAVPLAMASTPASARPNKGKRVLIVDSDSEDSGAALVSHKRRATGLIASPAAPPGDGNSLRDDPPSATSPPPPPAHEEQEERIEPVPPPSSLPHRDAAEASGSAPPVPVPGSTSRKPRIPRSIHRELTQGFTEGMTPTDPQKGGGMPYYMGAFLAVAIKWRTQARNAIKGREVLRKPRQEVVALKEEKQNWGLKEEASRSLLKLAHEGREGAEAYARELEQEAALTSEVQWRKLEELDAAWRQKLGERENALTAKVEALSLLQAEANKLRVEKEFLEKQLTSKDSRITELEGEVQELTGEMAEAFEEGFQEALTQASCENTGINISNCDPTHHVVNGKVVPMDLDD; encoded by the exons atgaaggcccTGGCTTTGGATGAGCTTACCCTCTCCGACCGGGATGTGTGCAAGGCCTTGGTGGGACTGGGGGTAGTCTTtgataccgccaaactcatcgtgaacgaattcaacgcccttgggctttctacctacttcg gttcagtgatgacttcctCGAGGAGGCTGGCTCTTGCCAAATTTTTGAAGAAGGCAAAATCTACCAAAGAAGGTGGGGACGTCGTCGCCTCCGACGTGCCCACCGTCACTTCCCTGTCGATTCCTCCACCAtctgcttctcctcctcccATTGCTGCGGTTCCATTAGCCATGGCGTCAACCCCTGCCTCAGCGCGCCctaacaaaggaaaaagggtgttGATAGTGGATTCTGACAGCGAAGACTCGGGTGCTGCCCTGGTTTCCCATAAGAGGAGGGCTACGGGTCTCATTGCCTCACCCGCCGCGCCCCCCGGTGATGGGAActctctcagggacgatcctccTAGTGCCACCTCACCGCCGCCTCCGCCAGCCCACGAGGAGCAAGAGGAAAGGATTGAACCGGTTCCCCCGCCTTCGTCGTTGCCGCATCGCGACGCAGCTGAAGCGTCGGGCTCCGCCCCTCCTGTACCAGTCCCTGGCTCGACTTCGCGCAAACCCCGGATTCCTCGCTCcattcatagggagttgacgcagggcTTCACCGAAGGAATGACGCCGACTGATCCTCAAAAAgggggaggcatgccttacTATATGGGGGCCTTCCTGGCGGTGGCAATCAAGTGGCGCACTCAGGCTCGAAATGCTATCAAAGGGAGAGAGGTTCTCCGCAAGCCGAGACAAGAGGTGGTggcgttgaaggaggagaagcaAAACTGGGGACTCAAAGAGGAAGCTTCCCGATCTCTGCTAAAACTGGCCCATGAGGGCAGGGAGGGAGCTGAGGCGTACGCGCGAGAACTGGAACAG GAGGCGGCTCTTACATCCGAGGTGCAGTGGAGAAAACTTGAGGAGTTGGatgctgcttggaggcagaagctAGGTGAGAGAGAGAACGCCTTGACTGCGAAGGTtgaagctttgagccttcttcaaGCCGAGGCTAACAAGCTCCGGGTGGAGAAGGAATTCCTGGAGAAGCAATTGACATCCAAGGATTCCAGGATTACCGAACTGGAGGGGGAGGTCCAAGAActgactggggagatggcggAGGCGTTTGAGgagggcttccaagaggctctgacccaggcgtcctgcgagaacacgggcatcaatatttcgaactgcgaccccacacaccatgtcgtcaacgggaaggtcgtgccgatggacttggatgactga
- the LOC137807264 gene encoding uncharacterized protein has protein sequence MGELDKDLCLFWKSVASANITLPTAQIISFEFLEGQLEVYIDAMLGKGKLAELRAIARSHKLAAGSQTVPNSVVEIAISQGKTPPRGPTASGVLPAPERKKLALKRPKRKTPQVVSEEEDDDEATEDGLITKRKRVTTSTAPAFPTPTPPSPPIPLETVQAASLAVTPIVIESGSPNYAEDPPSASTPFVSVREGPPSTTSIAGAALGEDEGAQVSPTPIAEVPPSPPRLEAPLAVQTQEGGGENEHQTPPVPPAPASNLPDPLGPFTAQLKTMAEDLPSLVSRAVKDSLKKLQEENSELKESNLMIRAEAEKLTCNLLMTEMEHSRLEDALDAELRNTRKEASDLRQKLHLQLQEKTDLESKLVPYRLKVADLEAAKNAEASRVEKIEKRSADREILLWKVEKDRDKALAELAEAREETKKIAVELAQTRDESKKATAELAQTHEEKEELKKQIHELEQSAAQILTSGFKAALEQMAC, from the exons atgggggagctggacaaagacctttgtctcttctggaagagtgtggcttCTGCCAACATCACCCTCCCCACTGCTCAGATAATCTCCTTTGAATTCCTTGAGGGCCAACTTGAAGTGTACATAG ACGCAATGTTGGGCAAAGGAAAactggctgaattgagggcgatcgcccgatcccacaaactcgcggcgggctcccaaactgtgcccaactcggtCGTGGAGATCGCCATCTCTCAAGGGAAAACCCCTCCCCGAGGTCCAACTGCTTCTGGGGTCCTACCCGCCCCAGAAAGGAAAAAATTGGCGCTGAAAAGACCAAAGAGGAAGACTCCTCAAGTGGTGTCggaagaagaagacgacgacGAAGCCACTGAGGATGGTCTTATCACCAAGAGAAAAAGGGTGACCACCTCCACCGCACCTGCATTTCCAACGCCAACACCGCCATCACCTCCCATTCCGTTAGAAACAGTCCAAGCAGCATCATTGGCCGTCACGCCCATAGTGATCGAGAGTGGTAGCCCCAATTATGCAGAGGAccctccgagcgcctctacaccgtTTGTATCTGTtagagagggtcctccttccacCACATCCATCGCTGGGGCTGCATTAGGAGAAGATGAGGGTGCTCAAGTTTCTCCAACGCCCATAGCGGAAGTTCCaccctcaccaccacgcctggaagccccccttgctgttcaaactcaagagggtggtggtgaaaacGAACATCAAACTCCACCAGTGCCTCCAGCACCAGCCTCAAACCTCCCAGACCCCTTGGGACCTTTCACAGCTCAACTAAAGACCATGGCGGAAGATCTCCCTTCGCTCGTATCAAGAGCTGTGAAGGATTCACTCAAGAAACTTCAAGAGGAAAACTCTGAGCTCAAGGAGTCAAATCTCATGATAAGGGCTGAGGCGGAGAAGCTCACTTGCAACCTGCTGATGACTGAAATGGAACACTCGAGGCTGGAGGATGCACTGGACGCCGAGCTAAGGAACACGCGCAAGGaagcctccgatctgcgccaaaaactgcacctccaactCCAAGAGAAAACTGACTTGGAGAGCAAGCTAGTTCcatacaggctcaaggtggcagATTTGGAGGCTGCAAAAAACGCTGAAGCTTCTAGGGTGGAGAAAATCGAGAAGAGATCAGCAGATAGGGAGATTCTCCTATGGAAGGTCGAGAAGGACAGGGATAAGGCTCTTGCTGAGCTCGCCGAAGCTCGTGAGGAAACTAAAAAGATTGCTGTAGAGCTGGCCCAAACTCGGGACGAGAGCAAAAAAGCTACTGCAGAACTCGCTCAAACTCATGAGGAAAAGGAAGAGCTGAAGAAGCAAATACATGAGCTTGAGCAGAGTGCTGCTCAAATCCTCACCTCTGGGTTCAAAGCTGCTCTGGAGCAAATGGCATGCTAA